In one Carassius carassius chromosome 14, fCarCar2.1, whole genome shotgun sequence genomic region, the following are encoded:
- the LOC132156620 gene encoding proline-rich protein 18-like, translated as MPFPPINLHSRISSPTKELFRKKKSRDNVAPPQPTFSQRTGDDKESEKDKLSTSWTSANLKQLGRSKPSRVPPDPETDSKHSWLSVPKPLATSCESVPRSSSGESSHKYASRTSLAKEGGEQEIHFSLSLTPEAILVIQKRNLEKQMMAKQQKCCASADLRHRRVFPSKRAQGSSSNKSSGPVAKLDGSNDISTIVKISLLNDQYKYDDVEYEEEDGDVDETVMRKCKEWLKGVESAAAFGKVDKLSSLPHIKS; from the coding sequence ATGCCTTTTCCACCAATAAACCTGCACTCACGGATATCCTCGCCTACAAAGGAGCTGTTCAGGAAAAAGAAGAGCAGGGACAATGTCGCACCTCCTCAACCCACGTTCAGTCAAAGGACAGGAGACGACAAGGAGTCTGAGAAAGATAAACTATCCACATCGTGGACATCGGCCAATCTAAAGCAGCTGGGACGAAGCAAGCCGAGCAGAGTGCCTCCAGATCCCGAGACGGACAGCAAACATTCGTGGTTGAGCGTCCCCAAACCCTTGGCTACCTCATGCGAAAGCGTCCCGCGGTCCAGTTCTGGAGAGTCCAGCCATAAATACGCCTCCAGGACCTCTCTAGCAAAAGAAGGCGGCGAGCAAGAGATCCACTTCTCCCTCAGCCTGacccccgaagccatcctggtcATCCAAAAGCGCAACCTGGAAAAGCAGATGATGGCCAAGCAACAGAAGTGCTGCGCTTCCGCGGACTTGCGACACCGGCGGGTTTTCCCGTCCAAGAGAGCTCAGGGCAGCTCCAGTAACAAGAGCTCCGGACCTGTTGCCAAACTGGACGGTTCCAATGACATTAGCACCATTGTGAAGATCTCCCTCCTCAACGATCAGTATAAATATGATGATGTGGAGTACGAGGAGGAGGATGGAGACGTGGACGAGACTGTCATGCGGAAGTGTAAAGAGTGGCTCAAAGGTGTGGAGAGTGCTGCTGCTTTTGGGAAAGTGGATAAACTGTCATCTCTGCCTCATATTAAAAGCTGA